The Streptomyces sp. ALI-76-A nucleotide sequence TCCGCGTCCAGCGGGAGCTGGCCGGAGACGGCCACGAGGCGACCGGTGCCCAGGACGACGTGACTGTACTGGGCGGCGGGGAAGACCCCGTCGGGGGCGGGAATCCTGGTCAGATCACTCATGGGTCCATCGTGGACCATGGGTCTGACAACGCCCCCGACGGGATCGCGGTGCGGGGGGGCCGTCAGCCCCGGAAGCCGAGCAGCCCGTGCAGGGTCGAACCGTGCGCCGTGGCCGAAGCCGTCTTCGCCGCGCTCAGCGGCTCGGGGTCGGGCAGCGCCTGGCAGACCGCGTCGGCCTCGCCGTGGCCGCGCGGCACCGTGCCGTCGGACAGGTACCGCGCCAGGTGCCTGTCCAGGCAGGTGTTCCCGCTGAGGGTGATGCCGTGGTTCCCGCCGCCCTCCTCGACGACCAGGCTGGAGCGGGCGAGCAGCCGGTGGGCCGTGACGCCGCCCTCGTACGGGGTGGCCGCGTCCCCGGTCGCCTGGAACAGCAGCGCCGGGGGCAGCTTGCCGTTGGCGACGTTCACCGGCTTCAGCGACGTGACCGGCCAGAACGCGCAGGGCGCGTTGTACCAGGCGTTGTTCCAGGCCATGAACGGCGCCTTCTCGTACACCGCCCAGTTGTCCTCGCGCCACTGGTCCCAGTCGCGCGGCCAGGAGGCGTCACGGCACTGCACCGAGGTGTAGACGCTGTAACCGTTGTCGCCGGAAGGGTCGACGGCGGCGAAGTCCTCGTACGCCTCGACCAGCGGGTCGGCGTTCTTGTCGTTCACGTACGCCGCGAACGCCTCGGCCAGATAGGGCCAGTAGCCGTTGTAGTAGCCGCCCGGGATGAACGTGTCCTCCAGCTCGGAGGCGCCCACCTTCCCCTCGGCCGGCTTCTTGGCGAGCGCCGCCCGCATCGCGTACCACTCGGCCTCGATCCTCTCCGGATCGGTGCCGAGCCTGTACGTGGCGTCGTGCCGGGCGATCCAGGACATCAGCGCGCGGTGGCGGTCGTTGAAGGCGTAGTCCTGGGCGAGGTTGTCGTCGTACCACACGCCGGTGGGGTCGACGATCGAGTCCAGGACCAGGCGCCGCACCCGCTCCGGGTAGAGCTTGCCGTAGACCGCGCCCAGGTAGGTGCCGTACGAGTAACCGAAGTAGTTGATCTTCTTGGCGCCCAGTGCCGCGCGGATCGCGTCCATGTCCCGTACGGCGCTGACCGTGTTGATGTACGGCAGCACGCTCGCGTACTTCTTGCCGCAGGCGGCGGCGAAGGACTTGGCGCGGGAGAGGTTGGCCCTCTCGATCGCGGGCGTGCTCGGCAGGGAGTCGGGGCGCACCGGGTCGAAGTGACCAGGCCTGCAGTCGAGGGCGGGCTTGCTCGCACCCACCCCGCGCGGGTCGAAGCCGATGACGTCGTACTGGGCCGCGACCGCCTCGGGCAGCGAGGAGGCGACGAATCCCGCCAGCGTCAGACCACTGCCGCCGGGGCCGCCCGGGTTGACCAGCAGCGGGCCCTGGTACTTCTTGGCGGTGTGCGGGACGCGCGACAACGCGAGCGTGATCTGCTTCCCGCCCGGCTCGGCGTGGTCGAGCGGGACCTTCAGGGACGCGCACTGGAGCGTCGGGTAGTCGGTGGTGCCGCACTTCTTCCAGCTGAGCTTCGCGGCTCGGGCGGTGGGCGGGACGGTCGGGGAGCTGGCGTCGGCGGGGACGGCCGTGAAGGTTCCGGCCATGACGACGGCGGCTGCGCACAGCACGGCTGCGCGTTTTCTCATGGAGTCCTCCCAGGACGGAGGGTCTGCGGACCGCGGGGGTCACGGTTCCCGCCGCATCGTCCCGGAAAGCGCCCCCGGAAGAACGGAATCTGCCAAGTCTTGACCCAATTGGGCAGGGGTATGCGCTCGGATGACCTCAGATCAGCGAAAGCTGGGTCGGCTCGGGCAGATCGGGTCGATCCGGCTCGGGCTCCCGGACCCGGCGCGGCATCCCCGCGCGCGTGGGACCGATGCCGTACTCCTCGGCCAGCTCGTGCACCTGACGGGTGATCCGGCGCTGGTACCACTTCGGGGCGTACGAGCCGTCCGCGTACAGCCGCTCGTACCGGCGCACCAGATGCGGGTGCTCCCGGGCCAGCCAGGCCATGAACCACTCCCGGGCACCGGGCCGCAGATGCAGCACCAGCGGGGTGACCGACGTGGCCCCGGAGGCCGCGACGGCCCGCACGGTGTCCCGCAGCTGGGCCGGCTGGTCGCCCAGGAACGGGATCACCGGCGCCATCAGCACCCCGCACTCGATGCCGTGCTCGCCCAGCGTCCGTACCACCTCCAGGCGCCGCTCCGGGGCGGGCGTGCCCGGTTCCACGGTGCGCCACAGTTCCGGGTCGGTGAAGCCGACCGAGACCGAGATGCCGACGTCCGTCACCTCGGCGGCCTGGACCAGCAGGTCGAGGTCGCGCAGGATCAGCGTCCCCTTCGTCAGGATCGAGAAGGGGTTGGCGTGGTCGCGCAGCGCGCCGATGATGCCCGGCATCAGGCGGTAGCGGCCCTCCGCGCGCTGGTAGCAGTCGACGTTCGTGCCCATCGCGATGTGCTCGCCCTGCCAGCGGGGGGAACCGAGCTGGCGGCGCAGCAGCTCGGGCGCGTTCGTCTTGACCACGATCTGCGAGTCGAAGCCGAGGCCGGTGTCGAGGTCCAGGTAGCTGTGGGTCTTGCGGGCGAAGCAGTACACGCACGCGTGCGTGCAGCCCCGGTAGGGGTTGACCGTCCACTGGAAGGACATCCGGGAGACCGCCGGCACCCGGTTGATGATCGACCGGGCACGGACCTCGTGGAAGGTGATCCCGCGGAACTCGGGCGTGTCGAAGGTACGGGTGATCACCGCGTCGGCGCCGAACAACGCGGCGTCGGCCCGGCTGTGGTCGCCGGAGTCCGTGAGGTTCTCCCAGCGCATGAGGCCTCCTCGGTAGCACTGTCCCCAGAATAGAACACCCGTTCGCATGATCGTGCAACGGCCGTTTCCGACCGCTTCCGGGACCCCGATTTGGGTGCCCGGGCACCGGGGTGGTTGGCTTGCCCCCACCCCCGAGAACTCAGGTCCTGGAGGACGTCAATGGCGCAGGTCGAGGCCACTACGGAGCGAGTCGTCGCGGCGGACGCGGAGAAGGTGTTCGACGCCCTCGCCGACTACACCGGCACGCGCGGGAAACTGCTGCCCGAGCAGTTCAGCGAG carries:
- a CDS encoding Rv2578c family radical SAM protein, which produces MRWENLTDSGDHSRADAALFGADAVITRTFDTPEFRGITFHEVRARSIINRVPAVSRMSFQWTVNPYRGCTHACVYCFARKTHSYLDLDTGLGFDSQIVVKTNAPELLRRQLGSPRWQGEHIAMGTNVDCYQRAEGRYRLMPGIIGALRDHANPFSILTKGTLILRDLDLLVQAAEVTDVGISVSVGFTDPELWRTVEPGTPAPERRLEVVRTLGEHGIECGVLMAPVIPFLGDQPAQLRDTVRAVAASGATSVTPLVLHLRPGAREWFMAWLAREHPHLVRRYERLYADGSYAPKWYQRRITRQVHELAEEYGIGPTRAGMPRRVREPEPDRPDLPEPTQLSLI
- a CDS encoding alpha/beta hydrolase; translation: MRKRAAVLCAAAVVMAGTFTAVPADASSPTVPPTARAAKLSWKKCGTTDYPTLQCASLKVPLDHAEPGGKQITLALSRVPHTAKKYQGPLLVNPGGPGGSGLTLAGFVASSLPEAVAAQYDVIGFDPRGVGASKPALDCRPGHFDPVRPDSLPSTPAIERANLSRAKSFAAACGKKYASVLPYINTVSAVRDMDAIRAALGAKKINYFGYSYGTYLGAVYGKLYPERVRRLVLDSIVDPTGVWYDDNLAQDYAFNDRHRALMSWIARHDATYRLGTDPERIEAEWYAMRAALAKKPAEGKVGASELEDTFIPGGYYNGYWPYLAEAFAAYVNDKNADPLVEAYEDFAAVDPSGDNGYSVYTSVQCRDASWPRDWDQWREDNWAVYEKAPFMAWNNAWYNAPCAFWPVTSLKPVNVANGKLPPALLFQATGDAATPYEGGVTAHRLLARSSLVVEEGGGNHGITLSGNTCLDRHLARYLSDGTVPRGHGEADAVCQALPDPEPLSAAKTASATAHGSTLHGLLGFRG